Within Capsicum annuum cultivar UCD-10X-F1 unplaced genomic scaffold, UCD10Xv1.1 ctg82148, whole genome shotgun sequence, the genomic segment CCCAAAGCAAGAACTACCATTCCAAGTTGACAGATTATGGATTCTTGTCTTTGTTGCCATCTAAAGAATCCAAAATATTAGTAACTGAAGTGAAATCTATAATCTTGTACTAGCAAATTGTTCTGGTCTTCAAATTACGTCTTCTGATTCTGATTTCTGCACAACATTACACTTACTCATAGCTGTTCTAGGAAGTTTAGCAAAATAGATATTGGAAAGTATAAAACCAGTGTAGCTTAAGTAAAGTGTGCTATGCCGTGGTATTAACAATCTGTCATGGTCTTTGGACTGCTTGTCTTCCCAACTTGATTTCTTGTGTAGTACTGCACCTGCGTGTATAATTCGACCATTTTGATTCTGAAGACTACATAATCTGAAGTACAGATGTTTAGGTCTTTTGACACTTTGATGTAAACTTGAAACTGTGTATGAGAACAAGATGATATGCTTAGTTTATTTACAACATTGATTTTGTTAAGGGGCTCCTGCTTCTTTTGAGACACCCAACACTAACGTGAATCATAgccttatatttttcaaaataacctAAACTGGAAATTCTGAATTTTGAACTTCAACTATTATCCTTGCAATGCACCATGGTTAATGTCAATAATCTTTGAGTAGCTAATTCTCAAGAGAAAATAGTTTACTGATTCCTTGCTTTGTTTTGTGGTGAATCAGATAATCAGAaacaaagtaaagaaaataatagcAGATTACTTGGCCGTATCAgaataatagtaacaataataaaaaaaatagaagtggATTACACATCAATTATAGTTTGTCAATGCTTTCAGGCTCTCAATAGGGGATTGCAGTATACTTGGTATCGTAATtgtgcttttctttttcttctgttTTGGCAGAGAAACCACTTTTGGTGCCTTGCTGGAAGACATAATTGATAAATCCTAAAGAGACATGGACCAAGGAGATGAGAAGGAGGATATGCTCCGGAAGCTGGAGAAGAAGTCCAAGAAAAGTAATAAGAATGCTGCCACCAGCGGTCTTGGAGGAGAGAGTGATGGGTGTGaagttaagaaaaagaaaaaaagaaaaggtggAGAACATCCTGGAAAGTGCAACAAAGACAATGATGAAGATGTTGTGAAGTATGTTGaacgaaagaaaaataataagctAAAGAAAAGCTGCTTGAATGAACCACCTTTAGACTTCAAAATTAGTGCTCCTGCAAGTGCAAGTGAAATGCGGGACAGTGAAAAAGTGGTTGAGACCCTTGGTGAAATCTCTAGTGGAGACGTTGTGGACGAGATTAGGAGGAAGAAGAAATCCAAGAAAAACATCAAGACTACCAATGTTGTAGGAGTGGCAAACACTGATATTGAAGCTAAGACTGATGATTGTGACCTCAAgcgaaagaaagaaaagaaacatgGAAAACATTCTGAGAAGTTTAATGAAGACAGCGATGAGGTTGCTTTGAGAATTGTTGAAGGAAAGAAGAGTAGGAAGTTGAAGAAAAGCCGCGTGGCTGAGCAGGAGAAAATGCATGATACTGAGGATGTACAGGAAGATATTGTTGCTGAAGTCGACGAAGGTGATATTTCTTCGCCTATcaagattgaagaaaaaaacaGAACAGACAATGGGAAtattaaaaagaggaaaaaggtaAAATCAGGACATAGCTCTGAAGATCCTACGCatgagattgaagaaaaaaacaGAAGAGACAATGGGAAtattaaaaagaggaaaaaggtaAAATCAGGACACAGCTCTGAAGATCCTACgcatgaaattgaagaagaaaacagAACAGACAATGGCAatatcaaaaagaagaaaaaggtaaaatcagGACACAGCTCTGAAGATCCTACACatgagattgaagaagaaaacagAAAAGACAATGGCAatatcaaaaagaagaaaaaggtaaaataaggACACAGCTCCGAAGATCCTACGCATGAGAAGAGTGCAAAGAAAGTGAGATTTTCTGGTCATGTTCAGATTTTCCCTTCTTCTGATGATCCAAGTGATGAGAAGCACGAGATAGAGGATGAAAATTTACTGCGTGGCAAGCGATTCTCAAAGCTAGAAGATGAAATTGTCAAAGAGGCTGTTCATAAATATGTAGATTTACATAACTTGGGCGAAGAAGGGCtgaaaaagattttaaattctAGATCTTATCCTGAAATAAAGGGTTGCTGGAAAGAAATAGGGAGTGCTATACCATACAGGCCTTATACTGCAGTTTATTATCGTGCACAGATCTTGTTTCGAAGGAGTGAATCACGTAAATGGACTGAAGAAGAGTATGAGATTGTACGAAAATTCCAGAAAGAGCATGGGAACAATTGGAAGGTCTTAGCTGATGAACTTGGAAAACATCGGTTTCATGTGAAGGATACATGGCGAAGGATAAAACGGCCAAATCAGAATAAAGGACAATGGACTCAGGAGGAGTACCAGTCTTTGTTTGATTTAGTAAACACCGATCTGAGACTGAGGCTTTCTGAAGAGAAGAGATCTAAGTATGGGATGTTACGGGATAATATTGCATGGACTGCCATAAGTGACAAATTGTCCACGAGAACTGAGGCAAATTGCTGCTTGAAATGGTATGATCAATTAACATCACCCATGGTGGCCAAAGGTGAATGGGCGGATGTTGATGACTATCGCCTAGTCGATGCACTTTTTGAGCTGGACGCAAGCTGCATAGAAGATGTGGACTGGGATAATCTTCTTGACCACAGGCCTGGAGAGATATGTCGAAAGAGATGGAACCAAATGGTTCTTCACATAGGTAAACTTAAAAACAGCTCATTTGCTGAACAAATAGAAGTTCTAGCTAAGAGATACCGCCCGGATTTCGCCGAAGTAAGAGAGGCTTGGGACAATAAACCAGTCGTTCCATGATATTGCCGATCACTCAGCAGGGATGTGTCTGTAGAGAGTTAGTTTACAGCAACACATACTATTGGCAACAACCCCCTTCCCCTCTCCATTTTAGTAATTATTAGTAAAGAATTTTGTTGACCATCTAAAAGACATGATTTGGAAGAGGTCCAGTATTGTGTGGTGGAGAGATCTTCACAGTTTGATATTGGACAGTTGTCTGTAGGGCAGGAGATCAATCAACTTCAACTGTCATGAATCTTATGTTTCTCTTCCTTTATCCAAAATCTTTATTATCTGTAATGCATCTTTATTTCCCCCCCAATTTCATGGCATATGCATGTGTCTGGTGCTTCAGGTATTCTTGAATATCATGGTGTTACTAAAACTTGTGTTGCAAAATCGCTGGGGA encodes:
- the LOC124895437 gene encoding RNA polymerase I termination factor — translated: MDQGDEKEDMLRKLEKKSKKSNKNAATSGLGGESDGCEVKKKKKRKGGEHPGKCNKDNDEDVVKYVERKKNNKLKKSCLNEPPLDFKISAPASASEMRDSEKVVETLGEISSGDVVDEIRRKKKSKKNIKTTNVVGVANTDIEAKTDDCDLKRKKEKKHGKHSEKFNEDSDEVALRIVEGKKSRKLKKSRVAEQEKMHDTEDVQEDIVAEVDEGDISSPIKIEEKNRTDNGNIKKRKKVKSGHSSEDPTHEIEEKNRRDNGNIKKRKKVKSGHSSEDPTHEIEEENRTDNGNIKKKKKVKSGHSSEDPTHEKSAKKVRFSGHVQIFPSSDDPSDEKHEIEDENLLRGKRFSKLEDEIVKEAVHKYVDLHNLGEEGLKKILNSRSYPEIKGCWKEIGSAIPYRPYTAVYYRAQILFRRSESRKWTEEEYEIVRKFQKEHGNNWKVLADELGKHRFHVKDTWRRIKRPNQNKGQWTQEEYQSLFDLVNTDLRLRLSEEKRSKYGMLRDNIAWTAISDKLSTRTEANCCLKWYDQLTSPMVAKGEWADVDDYRLVDALFELDASCIEDVDWDNLLDHRPGEICRKRWNQMVLHIGKLKNSSFAEQIEVLAKRYRPDFAEVREAWDNKPVVP